The Verrucomicrobiota bacterium genomic sequence CCGGTACTCATCAGCCACCGCCCCGAGGACCAAACCAAAGTTCAGCAAGTGCTTTACTAGCGCAATTTCTTCCTCCGCCGACAGACCAGCAGCGGTTAACTGCCCGGGTGCTTCGATATCGGTCTCTGTCCCATGCCTCCGGAAGATGCTTCGAATGCGAGCGTAGGCATAAAGGAGATACGGGGCAGTGTTCCCGTTAAGTGCAAGCATCTTATCCCAATTGAAAGTATAATCGCTTTGGCGGTTCGGCAGAAGATCCGCGTACTTGATCGCTCCAATTCCAACGATCCTGGCAATCTCACGACGCTGTTGTTCATCGGATCTGGGATTCTTTTCGGATACGACTCGAAACGCGCGTTCCTCCGCTTCGTCCAACAAGTCGGTCAGCTTGATCGTGTCACCGGTGCGCGTCTTGAAAGGTTTGCCATCCTCCCCGAGAATCGCGCCAAACCAAACGTGGGCGAGTTTGATCGGTAGATCGGGGCGCCAGCGACGAAAAACCGCGAAGAGTTGCTTAAAATGCAGTTGCTGGCGCCCGTCGGTCACATAGACGATCTCGCTCGGATTCCAGGTCTCGGCTCGATACTGAAGCGTCGCGAGATCCGTCGTCATGTAATTCGCAGCTCCGTCGCTTTTCTGGATCAAGGCAGGATGCGCCTTTAACTCCGGAATCTCGTCGAAGAAAACCGCGATGGCGCCTTCGCTTTCACGGGCAATCCCTTGATGCTGCAAGTCCTGAACTACAGCTTTGAGCCGGGGATTGTAAGAACTTTCTCCGAGTGTGTGGTCGAATTGAACTCCCAACCGGCGGTAGATGGCGGTGAATTGAGTCTGCGACAAGGAAATCATCTCGCGCCAAAGGGCGAGATTCTCTGAGTCCCCGGTCTGAAGTTTCACCAGTTCCTGGCGAGCTTTCTCCAGCATTGCGGCATCGTTTTCGCAGGCTGCATTTGTTTCCTGGTAGATCCGTTCCATCTGGGCGAGGGCGTCGCGTTGAAGCGCCGCGACATCCCGGGATTGCTTCCATCCTAGCAATAGTTTGCCGAACTGAGTGCCCCAGTCTCCGATATGGTTGTCCGTGATTACATGATGGCCAAGAAGTCGGCAGGTGCGCGCCAAACAATCTCCCAGGATTGTTGAGCGGATATGTCCCACGTGCATGGGCTTGGCCACATTGGGGGAACTGAAATCGATCACGATTGTCAAAGGTTGTTCAACCGGCTCAAAAAAGGGGTGCTCGCTGCGTGCGGCGTCGTTGAGGCATTCCCCCAAGATTGCCGGCGCGATACGAAAGTTTAGAAAGCCGGCGCCTGCGATTTCCACATCGCGGACCCAATTCGGGAGCTGCAGCCTTTCCATGACATCCTCCGCGAGTTGGCGCGGACTCAAGCGCCGTTCCTTGGCCAGCGGCATCAGGGACGCAGTTTGATAGTCGCCATACTTTGCATCCGCGCAGGGCTTGACCAGCACGTTTGCGACGTTGGCATCGGGGAGGCAGTCTTGCACAGCTTGCTGCAAGACCTCATCAAGAACGCGGTAGGGTAGCACGGAAGGACTATTCTGAAGGGATAACGATGGCAGAGATTCGCAGCCGGATGCAGGATCGCGCTACTTCCCCGTCGAAGTTTCGCGGATGATCTCGTACATCGCTTCGGCATCCTGGGCCAACTCAAGGGCCTGGCGAAATTCGCGCCGGTGAAGCAGTTTGGCGATGCTGGCCAGCGTGTGAAGGTGCTTCTGAAACTGGCCTTGCGGAACCAGAAATAG encodes the following:
- the argS gene encoding arginine--tRNA ligase, which codes for MPSLSLQNSPSVLPYRVLDEVLQQAVQDCLPDANVANVLVKPCADAKYGDYQTASLMPLAKERRLSPRQLAEDVMERLQLPNWVRDVEIAGAGFLNFRIAPAILGECLNDAARSEHPFFEPVEQPLTIVIDFSSPNVAKPMHVGHIRSTILGDCLARTCRLLGHHVITDNHIGDWGTQFGKLLLGWKQSRDVAALQRDALAQMERIYQETNAACENDAAMLEKARQELVKLQTGDSENLALWREMISLSQTQFTAIYRRLGVQFDHTLGESSYNPRLKAVVQDLQHQGIARESEGAIAVFFDEIPELKAHPALIQKSDGAANYMTTDLATLQYRAETWNPSEIVYVTDGRQQLHFKQLFAVFRRWRPDLPIKLAHVWFGAILGEDGKPFKTRTGDTIKLTDLLDEAEERAFRVVSEKNPRSDEQQRREIARIVGIGAIKYADLLPNRQSDYTFNWDKMLALNGNTAPYLLYAYARIRSIFRRHGTETDIEAPGQLTAAGLSAEEEIALVKHLLNFGLVLGAVADEYRPNYLCNYLYDLAGHFTRFYENCPVLKAEARQRQTRLLICDLAGEVLKQGLNLLGIETTEQM